In Neorhizobium sp. NCHU2750, a single genomic region encodes these proteins:
- the cobG gene encoding precorrin-3B synthase, with amino-acid sequence MTTLPLDHDTQDMRRGACPALSAPMMTGDGLLARISLTGAITPKELADICRLAKRHGNGMIDISARGNLQIRGLSETSAPRLDADVRALNLPLRDGLAVEVPPLAGQDESEIADPRPLAEAIRDGARTITGLAPKMAVVVDGGGRLRLSHLLADIRLVAISETEWRLTLGGTEQSGRIFNVLRETLVVDTVLALLKRLASLGNKARGRDLARDIPVSETAPHTQPSSSGLSRGSTGVEVFDADRMPGTSPSMTAQNASASPFDLFALSDDLHAVGIGPAFGQAKSESLIALCDEATRLKVKSAKQALDHALLFTGPEIACRKLQAFAGDCGFITSASDPRSHIAACPGRPACNSATIATHEIAAAAAAECGDLIDGSFKLHVTGCAKGCAHPEPAALTLCGTADRVSLIAAAKASGQPFAFAHFADTNATLRRLSDLVRRERRPNENSADCLARIGSARLAAAATGRP; translated from the coding sequence ATGACGACGCTCCCGCTCGATCACGACACGCAGGACATGCGGCGCGGCGCCTGCCCCGCCCTTTCCGCGCCGATGATGACCGGCGACGGGCTGCTGGCGCGCATATCGCTGACCGGGGCGATCACCCCAAAAGAACTTGCCGATATCTGCCGGCTGGCAAAAAGACACGGCAACGGCATGATCGACATTTCAGCCCGTGGCAATCTCCAGATCCGCGGCCTCAGCGAGACCTCGGCACCACGTCTCGACGCCGATGTGCGGGCGCTGAACCTTCCCCTGCGCGACGGCCTGGCGGTCGAAGTGCCACCGCTTGCCGGACAGGATGAAAGCGAGATCGCCGACCCTCGGCCACTGGCTGAAGCCATCCGCGACGGCGCCCGCACCATCACCGGACTGGCACCGAAAATGGCCGTTGTCGTCGATGGCGGGGGGCGTTTGCGGCTCTCCCATCTGCTGGCGGATATCCGCCTTGTGGCCATCTCGGAAACGGAGTGGCGGCTCACCCTCGGCGGCACCGAGCAATCCGGTCGTATTTTCAATGTTTTACGTGAAACACTTGTTGTCGACACGGTTCTTGCCCTGCTGAAGCGACTGGCCAGCCTGGGAAACAAGGCTCGCGGGCGGGATCTGGCGAGAGATATTCCGGTGAGCGAAACGGCGCCCCACACTCAACCGTCATCCTCGGGCTTGTCCCGAGGATCTACCGGTGTCGAGGTTTTCGATGCGGATCGGATGCCCGGGACAAGCCCGAGCATGACGGCCCAAAATGCGTCCGCCTCCCCCTTCGATCTCTTCGCGCTCTCCGATGACCTGCACGCCGTCGGCATCGGCCCCGCATTCGGCCAGGCGAAGTCGGAAAGCCTGATCGCGCTCTGCGACGAGGCTACACGGCTCAAAGTAAAATCTGCAAAGCAGGCACTCGATCATGCGCTGCTCTTCACCGGCCCCGAAATCGCCTGCCGGAAATTACAGGCCTTTGCCGGAGACTGCGGCTTCATCACCTCGGCCAGCGATCCGCGCAGCCATATCGCCGCCTGCCCGGGCCGCCCTGCCTGCAATTCGGCAACGATTGCCACGCATGAGATTGCCGCGGCGGCCGCAGCCGAGTGTGGCGATCTTATTGACGGCTCGTTCAAGCTTCATGTGACGGGCTGCGCCAAGGGTTGCGCCCATCCTGAACCCGCGGCCCTGACGCTTTGCGGCACGGCGGATCGTGTTTCCCTGATCGCTGCGGCAAAAGCATCGGGACAACCCTTTGCTTTCGCGCACTTTGCCGATACCAACGCCACACTTCGCCGGCTTTCCGATCTCGTCAGACGGGAGAGACGGCCGAATGAAAACTCCGCCGACTGCCTCGCCCGGATCGGTTCCGCGCGATTGGCAGCAGCAGCCACGGGACGACCATGA
- a CDS encoding precorrin-8X methylmutase — MTNYDYIREGDAIYEKSFAIIRAEADLSAFTPEQADIAVRMIHACGLVEAAEHFRFSNDFVEAARGALRAGRPIYCDAEMVAHGVTRTRLPAENQVICTLRDGRTVELAKTIGNTRSAAALDLWDEMEGSVVAIGNAPTALFRLLEMLDAGAPRPAAIIGMPVGFVGAAESKEALMVSHHDIPYAVVRGRMGGSAMTAAAVNALARAGL, encoded by the coding sequence ATGACGAATTACGACTATATCCGCGAAGGCGACGCGATCTACGAAAAATCCTTCGCGATCATCCGTGCGGAAGCCGATCTCTCCGCCTTTACCCCGGAACAGGCCGATATTGCCGTGCGCATGATCCATGCCTGCGGACTGGTTGAGGCGGCCGAACATTTCCGCTTTTCCAATGATTTCGTCGAGGCCGCGCGCGGCGCGCTGCGTGCCGGACGGCCGATCTATTGCGACGCCGAAATGGTGGCGCATGGCGTCACCCGCACCCGCCTGCCCGCCGAAAACCAGGTGATCTGCACGCTGCGCGATGGCCGCACGGTGGAGCTGGCGAAAACCATCGGCAACACCCGTTCGGCCGCCGCGCTCGATCTCTGGGACGAGATGGAAGGGTCGGTCGTGGCGATCGGCAATGCGCCGACGGCGCTGTTCCGCCTGCTCGAAATGCTCGATGCCGGGGCGCCGCGCCCAGCCGCCATCATCGGCATGCCTGTTGGCTTCGTTGGTGCCGCCGAATCGAAGGAGGCGCTGATGGTTTCCCATCACGATATCCCCTATGCCGTGGTGCGTGGCCGCATGGGTGGCTCGGCGATGACGGCTGCCGCCGTCAACGCGCTGGCGAGGGCGGGCCTGTGA
- a CDS encoding precorrin-2 C(20)-methyltransferase produces MTLKAVRAIAEADVVAFFCKKGSTGNGRAIVEAHIRPNTIELPLVYPVTVETHKDEADYKNPINDFFDRSAEEIAAHLDAGRNVAVLSEGDPLFYGSYMHLHLRLKDRYQADVIAGVTAMSGCWSMTGLPLVQGDDILSVLPGTLPEEKLAERLAVTDGAVIMKVGRNLPKIRRALAAVGKLSGALYVERGTMANGAAERLETRDESPAPYFSIVLVPGWTTRPNGDEA; encoded by the coding sequence ATGACGCTGAAGGCGGTGCGCGCCATCGCGGAGGCCGATGTCGTCGCCTTCTTCTGCAAGAAGGGCTCGACCGGCAATGGCCGCGCCATCGTCGAGGCGCATATCCGTCCCAACACAATCGAACTGCCGCTGGTCTATCCGGTGACGGTCGAAACCCACAAGGACGAGGCCGACTACAAGAACCCGATCAACGATTTCTTCGATCGCTCGGCCGAAGAGATCGCCGCCCATCTCGATGCCGGCCGCAATGTCGCCGTCCTGAGCGAGGGCGACCCGCTCTTCTACGGCTCCTACATGCATCTGCATCTGCGGCTGAAGGATCGCTACCAGGCCGACGTCATCGCCGGCGTCACGGCCATGTCCGGCTGCTGGTCGATGACCGGCCTGCCGCTCGTGCAGGGCGACGATATCCTGAGCGTTCTCCCCGGCACCCTGCCGGAAGAAAAACTCGCTGAACGGCTCGCAGTTACGGATGGTGCCGTCATTATGAAAGTTGGCCGTAACTTGCCGAAGATCCGCCGGGCCCTGGCAGCAGTCGGCAAGCTCTCCGGCGCCCTTTATGTCGAGCGCGGCACGATGGCGAACGGCGCCGCCGAAAGGCTTGAAACCCGCGACGAAAGCCCTGCCCCCTATTTCTCCATCGTTCTAGTACCCGGCTGGACAACCCGCCCGAACGGAGACGAAGCATGA